The following proteins are co-located in the Castanea sativa cultivar Marrone di Chiusa Pesio chromosome 8, ASM4071231v1 genome:
- the LOC142605832 gene encoding uncharacterized protein LOC142605832 has product MREGCSFGEFHKQNPPTFNGESHPMAVENWLLKMEKLLRALKCTNMQKVVYATFALQGSAKRWWMGTECLLWMELGENTSITWEKFKEVFNETYFPAIVRDQKAREFFDLIQGTMNVEEYATTFVELSHFTPYLILDKTKKVTSRVGNITETVKRAMSFKEDFKCNPSSKKGEKKQEPSGFLHVKGRW; this is encoded by the exons ATGAGGGAAGGTTGTTCCTTTGGGGAGTTCCATAAGCAAAACCCTCCAACTTTTAATGGTGAGTCTCACCCAATGGCAGTAGAGAATTGGTTACTTAAGATGGAAAAATTATTGAGAGCCCTCAAATGCACTAATATGCAGAAGGTGGTGTATGCCACTTTTGCTCTTCAGGGCTCTGCTAAGAGATGGTGGATGGGCACTGAGTGCTTGTTATGGATGGAGTTGGGAGAGAATACTTCTATTACTTGGGAGAAGTTTAAGGAAGTTTTTAATGAGACATATTTCCCCGCTATAGTGAGGGACCAAAAGGCAAGAGAATTTTTTGATTTGATTCAGGGGACTATGAATGTAGAAGAATATGCTACAACGTTTGTTGAGCTCTCTCACTTTACTCCTTACTTGATTCTGGATAAGACCAAGAAAGTAA CCTCTAGAGTGGGCAATATTACTGAGACTGTGAAGCGGGCAATGAGTTTTAAAGAGGACTTTAAGTGCAATCCTAGTTCCAAGAAGGGTGAAAAGAAGCAAGAACCCTCTGGTTTTCTGCATGTAAAAGGTCGATGGTGA
- the LOC142605833 gene encoding serine/threonine-protein phosphatase 7 long form homolog, producing the protein MDPHRAGPSIQTVLTRQTVHCSSLLWDAFLEGEEVPGVLACRHREKGLFECGLDPQIATYITDAGLDGLLQVPHMDLDHALITALVERWRPETHSFHLPHGEMTITLQDIEVIMGVPVHGLPVVGFTYMDKWRDFCMELLGHYRLSGNHIEIIWVPCPHIVQQAKTYGGPSFRLYIFGWLKAITPNVFSDSLG; encoded by the exons ATGGACCCACATCGAGCGGGACCCTCTATACAAACTGTCTTGACGAGGCAGACTGTGCATTGTTCAAGTTTGCTTTGGGATGCTTTCTTGGAAGGCGAG GAAGTGCCAGGTGTACTGGCTTGTCGTCACCGAGAGAAAGGTCTATTTGAATGTGGGTTAGATCCACAGATTGCCACTTATATCACAGATGCGGGGTTAGATGGGCTACTTCAGGTCCCACATATGGACCTTGACCATGCACTAATCACGGCCTTAGTGGAGAGATGGCGGCCAGAGACGCACTCATTTCACTTGCCCCACGGTGAGATGACCATCACCCTACAAGACATAGAGGTCATAATGGGGGTACCTGTACATGGCTTGCCAGTGGTGGGATTTACCTATATGGACAAGTGGCGTGACTTTTGCATGGAATTGCTAG GTCATTATAGATTGTCTGGGAACCATATAGAGATTATTTGGGTTCCCTGCCCGCATATTGTACAGCAGGCCAAGACATATGGAGGTCCATCGTTCCGCTTATACATTTTTGGGTGGTTAAAGGCCATCACCCCGAACGTGTTCTCCGACAGTTTGGGATGA